The genomic region CCCTGtaacctgtctctctgtaaccCCTCTACATTACCCCTGtaacctgtctctctgtaaccCCTTTACATTACCCCTGTAACCCCTTTACATTACCCCTGtaacctgtctctctgtaaccCCTCTACATTACCCCTGtaacctgtctctctgtaaccCCTCTACATTACCCCTGtaacctgtctctctgtaaccCCTCTACATTACCCCTgtaacctgtctctctgtaccaggtgTACCATGAGAGGGTTAACACCCACGCCTCCAGCTCTGAGTTTGACTACGGTCGCCATCGGGTTAAAGACGTCTCCAAAGAGCTCCAGGGACTTCAGGAGCATCCGGCTGTCAGGCTCCGCTTCACCAAGTGTttcaggtgaacacacacacatttggaaTTCTAGATATTATTTTACAAAGCATTGTTGAAAATTCAGAAAATATACTTTTCTTGTGAGTTGAGTTTCCCACCTTTAGACTGGTTTGTGCTACTGGAAAAGTGCTATGAAATCCAATCTGTCAGTGAATCGATCAATGAATCAATTGTTCCTCCGTTTCAGTTTCGCCAGCGCCCGTGCGGAGGCTGCATACCTCACCCAGCGAGCACACTTCTTCGGAGACAACGAGGGTCTGGATGATTACATGGAAGCACGAGAGGGGATGCATCTAAAGAACGTTGATTTCCGGGAGCATATCCTGGCGTTCCCGGACCCAACCCGGCAACCGTGGTATTCCCGACCCCGGGTCTTCTGGCTAGCCTCAGTGTTCCTCTTCTCCTGGCCGCTCCGGGTCGTGTCGGAGTACCGCACGGCGTACGTACACTACCACGTGGAGAAACTGTTCGGAGAGGAGACGCTCCGTGAGGACGGAGGAGGCGACGGAGTGACGGAGAACGGAGGAACgacgggaggagagaggagcgtcAACGGAGGGTCGAGCTACAGAGCCATATCGCGGGTGAACACGGTGGACATGACAGAGCTGGAGTGGCATATTCGCTGTAATCAACAAATGGTTCCTTCGTATTCCGAAGCTCTTCTCATggacttggagagagagagtaatggaggaGTCGGTGGAACAGGAGAAactaacaccaccacctccacaccTGGAGCTCCATGCTCAGACCCCATCCAGGGGGGCATCCCAGCTGGTATGGCCCACCCAGTGGCCTTCTCTTCGGCTTACCTCCTCCAGAGCTGCCCCCGGTGCCGGAGAACCACATCCAGCTCCAGCCTACCGTCCAGGCTCAGGGCACCGACAGGGAATCAAGCTCTGCTGAACGGCACCGTGGCTGAGATGAGGGTGAACGGCGTAGGGGGTGGCGGGGGAGggcaggggggaggagggaggttaGTGTTGAGTCGTAGTGGGTTCTCTCTAGGGAGAACACGGCCGAGACCGGCGAGTCTGCTTCACTCTCGTAGTATGGGGGGAGGACTGGGAGGAGGACGTGGGgaggacggaggaggaggaggagggttactGGGGTTAGGGTCCCGGCAGGGTCAGGATGACGAGGAGGAGAGTCGAGGAGttctggaaggagagagggatgaagaacaggaggaggaggagagagatgaggaagcagcgcatgagggaggaggagggggagaggtagatgagggggtgagggagggagagagagatagacctcCGTCTTATCACGATGCGGTTTTCTTCCCGGTGTTGATCGTACATGGAGAGGAGAGCTGCCACGGTGGAGATGACGTGATGGACATAATAGTAAACTAACAGAAAACAAAAGGGATTAAATAAGAGATCAAATTTAAATAGATTGATTGTCATAGTCTGACAGTGGAAAGAAGGGATATTGTAGTAcagaacaagacagagagagagaggtctgataatatggcagagagagagaggtctgataatatgacagagagagagagaggtctgataatatggcagagagagagaggtctgataatatggcagagatagagagaggtctgataatatgacagagagatagagagacgtctgataatatgacagagatagagagaggtctgataatatgacagagagatagagagaagtctgataatatgacagagagagagagaggtctgataatatgacagagagagagaggtctgataatatgacagagagagagaggtctgataatatgacagagagagagagaggtctgataatatggcagagagagagaggtctgataatatggcagagagagagaggtctgataatatgacagagagagaggtctgataatatgacagagagagagagaggtctgataatatgacagagagagagaggtctgataatatggcagagagagagagaggtctgataatatggcagagagagagaggtctgataatatgacagagagagaggtctgataatatgacagagagagagagaggtctgataatatgacagagagagagagaggtctgataatatgacagagagagaggtctgataatatggcagagagagagagaggtctgataatatggcagagagagagagaggtctgataatatgacagagagagaggtctgataatatgacagagagagagagaggtctgataatatgacagagagagagagaggtctgataatatgacagagagagagaggtctgataatatggcagagagagagagaggtctgataatatgacagagagagaggtctgataatatggcagagagagagagaggtctgataatatggcagagagagagaga from Oncorhynchus kisutch isolate 150728-3 linkage group LG9, Okis_V2, whole genome shotgun sequence harbors:
- the LOC109896530 gene encoding transmembrane protein 151A; the encoded protein is MQTEVPVALPPEIGEETIADGEGREETIADGEGREETIADGEGREETIAEGREETTADGNGREETTADGEVREETTADGEGREETTADGNGREETTADGNGREETTADGNGREEQRPLQKSFAASLCRESHWKCLLLTLLMYGCFAMLGWCAVCRVPVLGSGEHVVVSATAATTAAAASSDLPQLHLDSPCSSGYVYIPLAFLAMLYVVYLVECWHCYSKTAILAHAETAEVYERVTKLQQATPCIWWKAISYHYVRRTRQVTRYRNGDAYTTTQVYHERVNTHASSSEFDYGRHRVKDVSKELQGLQEHPAVRLRFTKCFSFASARAEAAYLTQRAHFFGDNEGLDDYMEAREGMHLKNVDFREHILAFPDPTRQPWYSRPRVFWLASVFLFSWPLRVVSEYRTAYVHYHVEKLFGEETLREDGGGDGVTENGGTTGGERSVNGGSSYRAISRVNTVDMTELEWHIRCNQQMVPSYSEALLMDLERESNGGVGGTGETNTTTSTPGAPCSDPIQGGIPAGMAHPVAFSSAYLLQSCPRCRRTTSSSSLPSRLRAPTGNQALLNGTVAEMRVNGVGGGGGGQGGGGRLVLSRSGFSLGRTRPRPASLLHSRSMGGGLGGGRGEDGGGGGGLLGLGSRQGQDDEEESRGVLEGERDEEQEEEERDEEAAHEGGGGGEVDEGVREGERDRPPSYHDAVFFPVLIVHGEESCHGGDDVMDIIVN